The Bdellovibrio sp. ZAP7 DNA segment GCTTGAGGTTGTTTTTCGTGACTCCTCCGGTAAGCATGATTCTCAAATCTTGTTCAGAGATAGGGAATCTACTATTGATATCGTTACAGCGGGGCAGCCATGGAGTTTTAGGGCGGACGGTGCGCTGCTAAAGCTTGCATCAGAAGCACATCGAATTCGTTTGGCCTACCTATTTGACCCTCTTTTGGCTGTTCACACGTCTTTAGTGAGGCCGCTGCCTCACCAAATTAGTGCTGTTTATGAATCGATGTTGCCGAGGCAGCCTTTAAGATTTCTTTTGGCCGATGACCCTGGGGCTGGAAAAACTGTGATGGCGGGACTTCTTATTAAGGAGCTTCTTGCGCGAGGTGATTTGCAGCGCTGTCTAATAGTTTGTCCGGGAAGTTTAGTTGAGCAATGGCAAGATGAACTTTACGCCAAATTTGGATTGGCCTTCGAAATCCTCACGACAGATAAAATTGAATCCGCTAGGACAGGGAATTGGTTTGGGGAGAATAATCTTGTTATCTGTCGTTTGGATAAGCTCAGTAGAAATGAAGAGTTAAAAGACAAATTGCGTGCGACTGATTGGGATTTAGTAGTTTGCGACGAAGCCCACAAAATGTCGGCCAGTGAATTTGGCGGTGAAGTTAAATACACCAAGCGATTTCAGCTTGGACGACTTTTGAGTGAAGTAAGCCGTCACTTCTTGTTGATGACGGCCACGCCTCATAATGGTAAGCAAATTGATTTTGAACTTTTCTTGTCACTTCTTGACGGTGATCGATTTGAAGGCGTGCATCGAGAGGGTGTTCATGCTAGCGATCCCAGTGATTTAATGCGTCGTCTTGTTAAAGAGCAGTTAGTCACATTTGAAGGGACGGCCTTATTCCCGGAGAGAATTGCATATACGGTTACTTATGAGTTATCTGAGCTTGAAGTGGAGCTCTACGCTCAAGTAACCGAATATGTGAGAACAGAATTCAATCGCGCAGATGCACTTCACAATGATGGACGGAAAGGTACCGTTGGCTTCGCACTGACAATTCTTCAGCGAAGGTTGGCTTCGTCTCCAGCGGCGATTCATGAGAGTCTGCGACGTCGACGAGAACGGTTGGAATCTCGTTTGAGTGAGATTCGTCTTCTGGGGAGAGTGGGCTCAGTTGCTGATGTTTCTAATCACCTAATCGATTTTTCGACTGAAGATCTTGAAGACTTAGATGAATTACCTGAAGACGAATTGGAAGTTCAAGAGAACGAATTTGTTGATCAGGCAACCGCTAGTAAGACAGTCTCAGAGTTGCAAATCGAAATCGACATTTTGAAAGGCCTCGAGGCGCTTGCTCAGAGAGTGATTCGGAGTGGAACAGATAGAAAATGGGATGAAGTCTCAAAAATTTTGTCAGAGAACGCTTTGGTTCGTGATGCTAACGGTAACTGGCGAAAGATAATCATTTTTACTGAGCATAGAGACACGCTTAATTATTTGCAAACCAGAATAGCTACCCTGCTGGGTAGACCTGAAGCAGTCGTTGTTATTCATGGCGGCGTTTCTCGCGAAGCAAGAAAAGATGCCGAAAATAGATTTTTGAATGATCCAGATGTGAAAATTCTTATTGCTACGGATGCCGCGGGAGAAGGGGTTAATCTCCAGCGAGCGCATCTGATGATAAATTATGATTTGCCATGGAATCCAAACCGTATTGAGCAGAGATTTGGGCGCATCCATAGGATCGGTCAAACAGAAGTCTGTCATCTCTGGAACTTAGTCGCAAAGGATACTCGTGAAGGGGATGTTTATCTGCAGCTTTTGCATAAATTGGAAGATGCTCGAGAGGCCTTACAGGGAAAAGTATTTGATGTATTGGGTAAGCTCACTTTTGACAGTAGAAATCTTAAAGATCTAATGATTGAGGCTATTCGGTATGGTGACCGACCAGAGGTTAGAGCTCGTCTTTCGCAGGTAATCGACAAGTCGGTAAATAAAGAGAGATTA contains these protein-coding regions:
- a CDS encoding helicase-related protein, whose protein sequence is MAKLEDIKKDAAVKGILTEQLVSIVDTKWHGSDALEVVFRDSSGKHDSQILFRDRESTIDIVTAGQPWSFRADGALLKLASEAHRIRLAYLFDPLLAVHTSLVRPLPHQISAVYESMLPRQPLRFLLADDPGAGKTVMAGLLIKELLARGDLQRCLIVCPGSLVEQWQDELYAKFGLAFEILTTDKIESARTGNWFGENNLVICRLDKLSRNEELKDKLRATDWDLVVCDEAHKMSASEFGGEVKYTKRFQLGRLLSEVSRHFLLMTATPHNGKQIDFELFLSLLDGDRFEGVHREGVHASDPSDLMRRLVKEQLVTFEGTALFPERIAYTVTYELSELEVELYAQVTEYVRTEFNRADALHNDGRKGTVGFALTILQRRLASSPAAIHESLRRRRERLESRLSEIRLLGRVGSVADVSNHLIDFSTEDLEDLDELPEDELEVQENEFVDQATASKTVSELQIEIDILKGLEALAQRVIRSGTDRKWDEVSKILSENALVRDANGNWRKIIIFTEHRDTLNYLQTRIATLLGRPEAVVVIHGGVSREARKDAENRFLNDPDVKILIATDAAGEGVNLQRAHLMINYDLPWNPNRIEQRFGRIHRIGQTEVCHLWNLVAKDTREGDVYLQLLHKLEDAREALQGKVFDVLGKLTFDSRNLKDLMIEAIRYGDRPEVRARLSQVIDKSVNKERLQELLQERAIGHDTMDSLKVRDIRDQMERAEARKLQPHFVEEFFLAAFENLGGQVHERESRRFQINHVPSEIRRRDRVIGRGQAVLQKYERVAFDKELLNINGKPRAEFVCPGHALLDSTMDIILEKYRDLLKQGAVLFDENDFGTKPRLLIYLEHSIQDGRVDRNGSRRICSRRLQFIDALIEINSNGESTSGEFRNAGFAPFLDFRPLSSVESSKLQPWFEKHVNTLSTPEQSAISYAITHLVPEHIQEVRSRIDIRIEKTIRAVHERLTKEIAHWDHRAEQIKLQEIAGRTPKLNSLKATQRADDLRVRYQRRMDELKQEKAVAPQSPVVIGCALVIPSGLLAALNGEPAAEAENIRRETKRIEDLAMKAVMNSEIGLGNRPRDVSHEKCGYDIESKDKNGDLRFIEVKGRIAGASTITVTKNEILRGLNCPDRFILAIVEIEGSLAKPPKYIRLPFSKEPEFETTSVNFDLGKLLSKATEPL